One window of Amaranthus tricolor cultivar Red isolate AtriRed21 chromosome 11, ASM2621246v1, whole genome shotgun sequence genomic DNA carries:
- the LOC130827495 gene encoding uncharacterized protein LOC130827495 produces the protein MRFFRGKDAVDSSPSPSTAIPIPSSLPAMSITGPPRPVRFVYCDDHGQFRIDPQALAVLQLVKEPIGVVAVCGRARQGKSFILNQLLGRTSGFQVESTHRPCTKGLWLWSSPMKRTALDGTEYNLILLDSEGIDAYDQTGTYSTQIFSLAVLLSSLFIYNQMGGIDEAALDRLSLVTEMTKHIRVRASGGRTTASELGQFSPIFVWLLRDFYLDLVEDNQKITPRDYLELALRPIQGNGDDIATKNEIRESIRALFPARECFTLVRPLNSETELQHLDQTPLDKFRPEFRSGLDALTSFVFERTRPKQLGAMVMNGPMLAGLTQSYLDALNNGAVPTIISSWQSVEETECRRSYDKAAEVYMSSLEKSKAPEEAALSEAHEEAVLNASREFNSHAVGAGSAKQKYEMLLQNFFRKELEEYKKSVFMEADLQCSIAIQKMEKELRTACHDSNVELVQVIKLLDELLSEYEASCHGPGKEKKKANFLQQSLEGPIYDVAKKQLDQLGLEQSALTLKCRSLEDKLALLTKKLEASEKQKFEYLKRSEDAISDKRNIADDYMNRVSDLQIRYSSAEERSSCLLKTLDSVKKESLDWKKKYEEAILKQKAKEDETYAELAMLKSRSCAAEASLSALREQAQSAKEEAEEWKRKYDMAFKEAKSAVGKATIVQECTNKSIQLREDLLRADFAKMLTQKEEELKDKVAKMDEVEQQLTTLKLGLKDAQSKIVNYDSEAVDLKCKIKELEEKLEEANVRAQSYERQSKILEQEKVHLEERYQSEFMMFDELQERFRAAETECKRAVEIADKARVEAENALKEKTDIQKISMERWAQIEKAERQIENLERQKMDLADELKRIQVSEMDAKSKVILLEGRLEEREKEIESQMKLNNSERASTVQVLNDLLETERNARAEANCRAEALSVQLQATQGKLDLVQQELASVRFNESALEAKLKANTSNEKRPRIDALPMTIDSPEDDRLITRVKKRLKNIGSPFRQAAPPEDESGKDNSQINSEDYTKFTVQKLKQELVKHNFGAELMKLANPSRKQVLTLYEHCVLQKC, from the exons ATGAGATTCTTTCGAGGCAAAGATGCCGTCGACTCATCTCCATCGCCGTCAACTGCCATTCCGATACCATCTTCTTTGCCGGCAATGTCGATCACCGGACCACCGCGTCCGGTAAGGTTTGTATACTGCGATGATCATGGCCAATTCAGGATTGATCCACAAGCTTTGGCTGTTCTTCAACTTGTTAAAGAGCCAATTGGAGTTGTTGCTGTTTGTGGTCGTGCTCGTCAAGGCAAGAGCTTTATCCTTAATCAG CTTCTTGGGAGGACCAGTGGATTTCAAGTCGAATCAACTCATCGGCCATGTACAAAAGGGCTTTGGTTGTGGAGCTCACCCATGAAGAGGACTGCTCTTGATGGAACAGAATATAATCTTATACTGTTGGATAGTGAAGGAATTGATGCTTATGATCAGACA GGAACATACAGCACACAAATTTTTTCCTTGGCTGTTCTCTTATCCAGCTTGTTCATCTATAACCAG ATGGGTGGTATTGATGAGGCTGCATTGGATCGACTTTCACTTGTGACCGAAATGACTAAACATATACGTGTCAGGGCCTCTGGTGGAAGAACCACAGCTTCTGAACTTGGGCAATTTTCACCAATATTTGTTTGGCTTCTTAGG GATTTTTATCTGGATTTGGTTGAAGATAATCAAAAGATAACGCCCCGTGATTATTTGGAGCTTGCCCTGAGGCCAATTCAAGGCAATGGGGATGATATAGCAACAAAAAACGAG ATTCGTGAATCAATCCGTGCTCTTTTCCCTGCCCGTGAGTGCTTCACACTTGTCCGTCCGTTGAATAGTGAGACTGAACTGCAGCATCTTGACCAGACACCA CTGGACAAGTTTAGACCAGAATTTAGATCTGGTCTGGATGCATTGACTAGTTTTGTATTTGAGAGAACTAGGCCCAAGCAACTTGGAGCGATGGTGATGAACGGACCTATGCTTGCTGGTTTAACCCAATCGTATCTTGATGCATTAAATAATGGTGCTGTCCCTACTATAATTTCCTCTTGGCAG AGTGTTGAAGAAACTGAGTGCAGGAGGTCTTATGATAAAGCTGCTGAAGTATATATGTCCTCCTTGGAGAAGTCAAAGGCACCTGAGGAA GCAGCACTTAGCGAGGCTCATGAAGAAGCAGTTCTAAATGCCTCGAGAGAATTTAATTCACATGCTGTAGGAGCTGGCTCTGCGAAGCAAAAATATGAGATGCTTTTGCAGAACTTTTTCAGGAAGGAATTGGAG GAGTATAAAAAAAGCGTTTTCATGGAGGCCGATTTACAATGTTCGATTGCAATTCAGAAGATGGAAAAGGAGCTAAGAACGGCGTGTCATGATTCTAATGTGGAACTAGTTCAAGTTATCAAG CTGCTCGATGAACTTCTCTCTGAGTATGAAGCATCATGTCATGGCCCTGGGAAGGAAAAAAAGAAGGCTAATTTCCTACAGCAAAG TTTGGAAGGTCCAATTTATGATGTTGCTAAAAAGCAACTTGATCAGCTTGGCTTGGAGCAAAGTGCCCTTACCTTGAAGTGCCGGTCGCTCGAAGATAAGTTGGCTTTGCTTACCAAGAAGCTAGAAGCTAGTGAGAAGCAAAAATTCGAGTATTTGAAGCGCTCTGAAGATGCTATCAGTGACAAGAGGAATATTGCAGATGATTATATGAACCGAGTTTCTGACTTACAAATTAGATATAGCTCTGCAGAAGAGAGGAGTTCTTGTCTATTAAAAACCCTGGATTCTGTCAAGAAGGAATCTTTGGATTGGAAAAAGAAATATGAAGAGGCTATATTGAAGCAGAAAGCTAAAGAAGACGAAACATATGCAGAATTAGCTATGCTCAAGTCTAGGAGCTGTGCTGCCGAAGCAAGTCTGTCCGCTCTTCGAGAACAGGCTCAGTCTGCAAAAGAAGAAGCGGAGGAGTGGAAACGGAAATATGATATGGCTTTTAAGGAGGCAAAATCAGCTGTGGGGAAGGCAACTATTGTCCAAGAATGTACAAATAAGAGTATTCAGTTAAGAGAAGATCTGCTTCGAGCAGATTTTGCCAAGATGTTGACGCAAAAG GAAGAGGAGCTCAAAGACAAGGTGGCAAAGATGGACGAGGTTGAGCAGCAGTTGACAACTTTGAAGCTAGGTTTGAAG GATGCTCAGTCAAAGATTGTCAATTATGATTCGGAAGCAGTGGACTTAAAATGCAAGATTAAGGAGCTggaagagaagttggaagaagcAAATGTGAGGGCTCAATCGTACGAGAGACAGTCCAAAATACTTGAACAGGAAAAAGTCCATCTGGAGGAGAGGTATCAATCTGAATTCATGATGTTTGATGAGTTACAAGAAAGATTTAGAGCTGCGGAAACAGAATGCAAGAGAGCTGTTGAGATAGCAGATAAAGCACGAGTAGAAGCAGAAAATGCTCTGAAAGAAAAAACTGATATTCAAAAAATATCTATGGAAAGGTGGGCCCAAATTGAGAAGGCAGAGAGACAGATCGAAAATTTAGAGAGGCAGAAGATGGACCTAGCTGATGAACTTAAGAGAATCCAAGTATCTGAGATGGATGCAAAATCTAAAGTAATTTTGTTGGAGGGTAGACTAgaagaaagagagaaagaaatCGAATCtcaaatgaaattaaataaCTCCGAAAGAGCTAGCACAGTTCAAGTCCTTAACGATTTACTTGAGACTGAACGCAATGCTCGAGCGGAAGCTAATTGTAGAGCTGAAGCTCTTTCTGTTCAGCTGCAGGCCACACAGGGTAAGCTTGATCTAGTCCAACAAGAGTTGGCTTCTGTGCGTTTTAATGAATCAGCCTTGGAAGCAAAGCTGAAGGCTAATACTTCCAATGAGAAACGCCCAAGAATAGATGCCCTTCCAATGACGATTGATTCTCCCGAGGATGACAGACTTATCACTCGAGTCAAGAAAAGGCTGAAGAACATTGGCAGCCCTTTTCGGCAAGCAGCACCACCAGAAGATGAGAGTGGCAAAGATAACAGCCAGATTAACTCGGAAGATTATACCAAATTCACCGTTCAGAAACTTAAGCAAGAACTTGTAAAACATAATTTTGGTGCCGAGTTGATGAAACTAGCAAATCCTAGCAGGAAGCAAGTCCTTACCTTATATGAACACTGTGTCCTGCAAAAATGTTGA